TTTGTGGGTGGTGGGGCTGACCAATGCGTTTAACTTGCTTGATATTATGGACGGGCTGTGCGTCAGCCAGGCGGTCGTTTGCACGCTGGGGCTGGCGGTTATTGCGCTTCCGTCGGAATACGTTTACGTTAATTTTGCCGCGCTGGCTTTACTGGGGGCCTGCTTGGCTTTTTGGCCCTACAACCACGCCAAACGCAAAATTTTTCTGGGAGACAGCGGCTCCACCTTTTTGGGCTTTATGATTGCCGCCCTCTCCATCGGCACCGGCTACAGTGAACGCACCTCTTGGGGCTTTTTGGCGCCGCTGTTTATTCTGGCGGTTCCGCTGTTTGACACGGCCTTTGTCAGCCTGGCGCGCATCTTAAAACACAAAAATCCCCTCAAAGGAAGCAACGATCACATCGCCCTGCGGCTTAAGAAACTCCACTGGAAATCCCCCTTTATTTTGCTTACGTTTGCCGCGGCCGGGCTGTTTTTTAACATCATGGCCTTTACGCTGACGCACTGCTGTATTGAAATTGCGCTGGCTTTATTTGTGTTTTCGGCCCTGGCCTTGGGGCTGATTGCCGTATGGCTGCTGCATATTAAAACGGAATAGCGCGTTTGGCGCCCGCGCAAAGGGCCCCAAACAAGCGTTTTAAGCCGTTGGAAGGGCGTTTGCCAAAAAGGTATAATAGATATATACGACGAAGTGAAACAATCCTTCCGGTAAACTTTGCCCTATGTTTCTGTCCTACGCCAAGGGGTTTTAACCGATTAAAACTCCTTCCCTCCGACCAAAGGCCGGGCCCAAGCGCCTGCCTGCCGGAAGCTTGGCGTTGGCAAAAAACTTGTATAATGAGGTGTTATGAAAGTTCTCGTTTTTGGCGGCAGTTTTGACCCCGTTCACAAAGGGCACGTATCGCTTTTCCGCCGTGCGATGAAAACCATCGCGCCGGACGTGGCGCATATCGTGCCGGCCTATCATTCCCCTTTTAAAGCAAAATCTCCTACGCCCTTCCGCCTGCGCATGAAAATGCTCAAACAGGCCTTTGCGGGGTTTAGCGGCAATATCGTGTTTGACGATTACGAACTGAAACAAGGCGGCAAAACCTACACCTACCAGCTGGTGCAATACCTTAAAAAGCGTTATAAAAACCCGGAAATTTACTTGCTGGTCGGTACGGACTGCCTAAACGACCTGCACAACTGGAAAAACCCGCGCTATATTTTTGAAAACGCCACGGTGGTGGCCGGCAAACGGCGCGGATATGACGAAAACCCCGCCGCATTTAAACATATTTTTCTGCCGGGCTTTTTCCCCAAGCTTTCTTCCAGCCGCGTGCGCGCGCATATTTTGGCCTGCGGCGACGTGCCGGACACCATTCCGCCGCAAATTGCCCCCACCATCCGCGAAAACAAACTCTACGGTTTGACCGTGCACGACTGGCTCCGGGCGCACTTAAAAACCAACCGTTACCTCCACTCCAAAAACGTGGCGGAAATGGCCGCCGCGCTAAGCGATATCTACGACGTAAATGTGGAATCGGCCGTCAAAGCCGGCATTATGCACGACGCCGGAAAAGGCTTTTCCGGCCCGGAGCTCATCCGTTTTTGTAAGGAACATAAAATCAAGGTGCCGTTTTTTGAGGACATCTGCCGCTTGGAACCCAGCCTGCTGCACAGTTATGCCTCGGCTTGGATTGCCAAACACCTCTTTGGCGTGCACGATAAGGACATTCTAAACGCCATTACCGAGCACACCTTGGGCAGCCTGCACATGAGCACTCTTTCCAAAATTCTGTTTGTGGCGGATATTTCTTCCAAGGACCGCAAGTACAAAGACGCGTTCCTCATCCGCAACCTGGCCTTGCAGGATTTGGACGCCGCGCTTCTGTACGCCGCCAACCGCAAACTGCTTTTTACCATTGACTCGCAAAAATGGCTCTGCCCGGTGGGGATTGATTTATGGAACCATCTTATAAAACAAGAAAAATAATAGAGCGCTGTTTGCTTGTGCTGCTGGCGGGCGTGCTGGTATGGGCGGGTGCGGCCCAGTTTTCTTCGCCGCTGGCCCAAGCGCTCATCCGGCATGATGCGTCCGAAATTCAGCTTACGGTGCTGACCTCCCCGGCGATGAAATTTTCCTATAACCCCGCCACCCAAAAAGCGGTGGTGGCCGTCAGTTCCGAAAAACGCTCTTCCAAAAAACACGGTTCCTATACGCCGGAAAAAGGGGAACGCTTTTTTATTCCCCAAACCGAAAAAAGGGAAGACTTTTGGAATCATTTTAAGCATAATTTGTCTTCCTGGCGCTACAACCCGCTGCTGGCCGCCCGCACGGGCTGGGAATATCTTACCGCCTGGCACGACCGGCGCACCAATATCTCCCCGGCGGAATTTTTGCTGCTTGCTTTGGAACTGTCTAAACTGGACGCGGCGGACTTTGCCGTCCGCCTGCCGGCAGCGTCCAAATCCAAAAGAGTGCGCACCCCGGCGCCCCTGCCGGAAATAGAAGACATGGCCCCGCTGGCGGTGAAAGACAGACCCATCGTGGTGGAAATTTTTAATGCGTCCGGCAAGCGCGGCCTGGCCTTGGCGCTTACCCAATACCTGCGCGAGCAAAACGAAAAAGGCCTGCTGCGGGTGGACGTGCTGCAGTACGACAATTACCCTTCCTATCAGGAACAGTCGTTTATTGTGGACTACAGCGGCCGGCTGGTGCAGGTCAAACAGCTTAGCCTGGCAATCGGCATCAACAGTGAAATCAAGTCCGAAAATGCCGCCAACGCCATCTGCGATACCCGCATCGTGCTGGGGAAAGACTTTGAAATGCCGCTTTAAAATGCTAGACTAATTTTATTGTTATTATAACCGTTTTACAGAGGTGGTTTATGAACACGAAAGAACTCGTTTGCCTGGCGGCCCGCTTGGCCGACGGCAAAAAAGCCGAAAACATTAAAGTAATTGACCTGGGAGGACTCTCTTCCCTGTGCGATTATATTTTAATTGCCACTGCCACCTCTAAGCCGCATTTGGATGCGGTGGAAGAAGAAATCAGCAAAAAACTCAAAGAACTGGGCTACTATAAGCTCAACCGCGACGGGGGCGACAGCAACCTCTGGCGCGTGAGCGACTACGGCGGCTTCCTAGCGCATGTGATGACTCAGGAAGCGCGCGATTTCTACGCCTTGGACAAAATTTTCAGCTTTGGCAAAGAAATCAACTTTAACGAGCCCGTCAAAAAGGCGGCCAAGAAAAAACCGGCGGCCAAAAAAGCTGCCGCCAAAAAAACAACGGTCAAAAAAACGACTGCCAAAAAAACAACCGCAGCCAAAAAGACCGCTGCCTCCAAACCGGCAGTCAAAAAGACTGCCGCCAAAAAAACAACGGCTAAAAAAGCCGTTTCCAAAAAAACCGCTGCCAAAAAAACGACCGCAGCCAAAAAGACCGCCTCTAAAAAATAATTCAACATGCTAGAAAAACTGAAACAAGACATTACCTTAAAATTATCCAACGCGGACTACTTCAAAGGTTTTGAATTGCCGGAAGTAGAATTTTCCGCCGCGCCCGCCCATACCGGGGCGGACATTTCGCTCGTTTGGGCCATGGCAGCCGCCAAAAAGATGCACAAAAATCCATTGGAGATTGCCAAAGAGGCCTGCGTCGTCCTGCGCGAGATTACCGCCATTGCCGACGCTTCCGCCCTGCCGCCCGGGTTCATCAACCTGAAACTGGAAGACAAATTTATTATTGATACCGCTTCCGACCGCCGCATCAAAGACCGCGGGGCCGAAACTTCCAAACACAACATTTTAATTGAATTCGTTTCCGCCAACCCCACCGGCCCTCTGCACGTGGCCAGCGGGCGCGGCGCCAGCTTGGGGGACAGCTTGGTGAAAATCCACCGGGCGCTGGGCTATTCGTGCGACAGCGAATACTACGTCAACGACGCCGGCAACCAAGCGCAGCTGCTGGCGGAATCGGTCAAAGCCCGCAAAGAAGGCAAAGAGCCGCCGGAAAACGGCTACCACGGGTCGTACCTGATTGATTTAGTCAAGCGGATGCCCGCCGATTTGCAGGAAGAAGACTACGGCCGCTGGGCCATGGAAGAACTTATCAAAACCCAGCAGCAGGACATGAAGGACTTCCATGTGGATTTCACCCGCTGGTTCCGCGAGTCCGACCTGCACAAAGAACACGCCCCGCAAAAAGCCCTGCAAGCGCTTACCGAAAAGGGATATACCTACGAAAAAGACGGCGCGGTATGGTTCGGCTCCACGCAGGACGCCGAAGCGCAGGACGACAAAGACCGCGTGCTTGTGCGCACAGACGGGCGCCCCACCTATTTCTTGGCGGATATCGCCTATCACAAAAACAAATACGACCGCGGCTACGATACCCTGATTGATATTTTAGGGGCCGACCACCACGGCTATGTACCGCGCATGAAGGCGGCGGTGCACGCCTTGGGCAAAGAAGAAAGCTCCTTCGTGCCGATTATTCACCAGCTGGTGCACTTAACCGAACACGGCGAGCAGGTCAAAATGTCCAAGCGGGCCGGGCGGTTTATCACGCTGCGGGAACTGATGGACGAAGTGGGCACGGATGTCTGCCGGTTTTTCTTTGCCAGCCGCACCCCCAACGCCCATATGCTTTTTGATATGGACTTGGCCAAAAAGCGCACCAACGAAAACCCCGTTTTCTATGTACAATACGTACACGCGCGCATTCATTCCATTTTTAAGGCCGCCGCGGAAAAAGGATTTACGCAATACAACGGCGTACGCACGCCGCTGGCGCCGCAGGAACGCGCGCTGTTGTTGAAACTGGTTTGGTTTAAACAAGTGCTGCGCAACTGCGTGGCCGATTTGAGCCCCCACCATTTAACCACCTATCTCGTGGAACTGGCGGGGCTTTTCCATGCGTTCTACGACACGTGCCGCGTGCTGGACGAAGACAACCCGGAGCAGACGCATTCCCGTTTGTTTATTTGCCAGCGCGTAGCGGAACGCATCAAGAAAGGGCTGGAATTTATCGGCGTGAGCGCGCCGGAAGTTATGTAGCCCGGATTGCATTTTACAACTGCCTGTATAAAAATCTCTTTCCCCCTCTTGGGCGGACGGAGATTTTTATTCTGGGGCGTTTAAAAATAAGGGGAACTGTATGAAAAAAACCATTCGTTTAATTGGGGCCTTGTTGTTTTTTCCTTTGGCGCTAAGCGCCCAAAGCCTGCCCAAAGCCGAAGAAGCGTACGCCCAAGGGGATTTTTCCCGGGCGCTTACGCAGTATGAAGCCGTTTTAAAGACCGCCACCGGCGACGACCGCCTGCAGGCGCAGCTGCGCAAAGCGTCCTGCGAATATGGCCTGGGCGAATATATGACGGCGGCGCAAACCATGCTCTCCTACGACCTGCCCGCCGACGACCTGTGGAAAGCGCGCTTTTTGTTGTACCGCATCCAAATGGCCGAGCAAGTGGCGGCGGTGTACCCCTCTCTTATGAACGAACGGGAAATCGCGGCGCCAAACACTTCCCCTGAACAATGGACGCTGGCCCAATGGAACCAGCAAATAGACCGCGACTACCAAACGCTCTGGGCCCTGCGCGCGGCATTGATAAACGACCCGGTGGAACGGGAAACCCTTATTTTAGATATTCAAAAAACCGACACGCGGCGCATCCCCACCCTGTTTGATGTGGTGGTGCACAACTGGATCAGCCGCTTGCAAGGCCAAAACGCCCCCGTACCGCTCGCGCGGGAAGAAGCCTACTTTTTAGACGGCACCGCCCAGCCGCTGGCCTCCCGCCAGGAAACGGCCCAACAGCTGGCCTATCTGCTGGAAACGGCCTACTTGCTGGACGGCAAAAACCGCAAAGACGCCAAAACCTTCTGGCGTACGCAATACATTTTGCTCCCCTTTGACTCGCCCTCCCTCTTCCGCCTGACTCAGCCGGAAAAAGCGCTTCAAAAAGCGGTAGAACAACTGCAGTTAATCAGCGGCTACACGCCGCAAAAGATGGGCTTTTGGAACAAGCTCAAAAATTATGTTTCGCCGGAAGGCACCGCCTACGGCCGTTCGTACGCGGCGTACCGGGCGGCCCAGCTGCTAAACGTACACGACGACCCCGAAACGGCGCTTAAAATTTGTCAGTATGCCCAGGAGGAACTGGAAGGATCGTACTATACGTCGCTCTGCGAGCAGCTGGCGCAGCAAATTACCCAAAACGAATTGTCTTTTGACCGCCTGCCCCAAGCCTATTCGCACCGGCCGGAGATTTCTTTCTCCGTGCGCAACGCGCCGGCCGTTTATGTGCGCGTATACCCCACGTCGCGGGAAGAATTGCAGCGGCTTTACCACCAGGTTTATTTAAGCGACACCGTAAACTCCTGGAATTTCCTTTCCCAAATCAGTTCCAAAAACATTCCTCTCTTTTTAGACCGCGCCCCGCTCCACACGCTCTCCCAAGCGGTCTCGTATGAAAAACCGTACCGGTCTAAAAAAATCTCGCTAAAGCTGCCGGAGCTGGAAAACGGTTTTTATGTGGCGCTGGCCAGCTGGGACGAATCGTTTGACGAAGACAAGTCCCCCGTGCTCGCCACCGTGCTCAACGTAACGGACTTAGCCCTTTTTGTAACGGCCGCCATTGAAGACAACCCCGACAAATACACCGCCGAACTGACGGGTTCCGCCCATACGTACCGCCCGGATTTATTCCGGTTCTATACCGTCAATCTCAAAACGGGCCTGCCGGAAGGCAATGCGGATTTGGACATTATCACCGCTTGGAACGGCACGCGCCAGCGCGGATTTACAACCGAGGACGGCTCTTCCTCCGTGGCGCGCGAGATTGTGGTCTCCCCCAATAATGATAAGCGCAGTTCTCACTTTGTAAACGTATTGGCCCAAAAAGACGGCAGCCAAGCCTATACGGCCAATGCGGTGTACTTCCATTTTTACAACAAAGATCTCATCCGCCTGTTTGCCCAGACCGACCGCCCCATCTACCGCCCGGGGCAAAACGTGCAGCTGGCGGTAAACGCATTTGAAGTCTTGCCGCGGGGCCTTCGGGTGCTGCCGGGCCGCCGGGTGGAAATAGAAGTAACCAATGCCTCCGGCGAAAAAGTATTTTCGGCGGCGCCTTTGTTAAACGAAATGGGCACGGCTTCGGCCCAGTTTGTCCTGCCGGAAGAAACCATGCTGGGCTACTTCCAAATCCGCGCCTCGGTAACGGCGGGCGGCCGCTCGTTCCGCACGTACAACTCGTTCCGCGTGGAAGACTTTAAACGCCCCGATTATGAATTGACGCTGGGAGACCCGGCCAAAACCATGGAATACGGCAAGGCCGCTTCTATCGGCGGGCATGCCCAATACTATATGGGCGCCCCGCTGCAAAACGCCACCGTCCAATACACCGTTTCCCGCCAGCGCTACGTTCCGCCGTTTTATTGGTGGTATCCCCGCATTTTGCAGGCGGAAAACACCCTGCTTGCCGAAGGCAAAACGACAACGGACGAAAACGGCGATTTTACCGTGTCCTTCACGCCCGCGGCGCCGGAAGAAGAGGACGCTTCTTTTGCCAAATACGTCGTTACGGCTGAAGTATACGATGAAAGCGGCCGCGCCATTGACGCGTCCCGCACCTACACGCTAAGTGCAAAACCCAAATTGTTTAAAGTGGAATTTTCACAAGGGTTTTACGACGCCAAAAAAGAAATTTCTTCGTTGGCGACGATTGATTTGACCGACGCACAGGGAAAATCCGTCTCCGGCAAAGTGACCGTACAGGTGGCGCGCCTGCAAAATAAACTTCCCCAGCTGGAAGACGAAGTTTACGCCCACCGCACGCCGTCGCTGGAAGAATGGTATCAAAACGCCCCGGAAGAAAAAACGGTGTTTAGCAAAACGCTCAATTTCAAAACGCCCGGCCCGCAAAAGTTGGCGCTTGCGGCGCTGGAAGAAGGCGTTTACCGGCTGAAATTAAAATCCGATAAAGCCGACCCGCAGCAGATGATTTTTATCGTAGCGGCCGAACAGTCTGCCCTGGCCCTGCCGGACGTAACCCTCGTCCAGCACGCCGCCTACTACCCCGGCGAAACCGCCCGCGTGCTGTTGGGCGCCGGCGCGCTGGAAGGCTCTAAGCGCGTGGAAGTGTATTGGGGAGACACCTTCCTCAAACACAAGGACTTGCTGCCCGGCGGCGTATCGGTGTATTCCTTCCCGGTGGAACAGGAAGAACGCGGCGGCCTGGCGGTGGCGTGGTTTGGCGCCAGCAACTACACCTTCCACCAAGGTTCCGCCCAGCTGGAAATTCCGTTTGACAATAAAGAGCTCGGCGTTACGCTGGACGTTCCCGCTTCGGTGCGCCCCGGCGAAACGACGGCTTGGAAACTGACCGCCAAAGACATTACCGGCAGCCCCGTCAGCGGGCAGGCCAGCCTCACGGTGTACGACAAATCGCTGGACTATTACGCCAAGCAGGAAAATCCGTTTACGCTGGCTTCCCTGTTTTCCCAAAACACCAGCCTGGGCGACCGCTCGGCCAGCGCCTTGCGCGGTTCCTTTTCCCGCGCGTATAACGCGCCGGAACGCCCGTATTTGGTGCCGCCTACCCTGCCGCAGTTAAACCTGCGCCTGCCGGTGCGTTTCTTTAGAAATATGGCCGTCGCCGGCGGCGCCATGCTGACCGCCGCCCCGCAGCTGATGAAAACGGCCAGCAACGTACTGCTGCAGCAAGAATCGGCGGTAATGGATACGGCGGCCGCCGCCCCCGCAGAAAGCCGCTCGGCCTATGCCGAAGAAGAAGCCGCCTCCGACGATGCGGCGCAAACGGCCTTGCGCACGGATTTTTCCGAAACGGCTTATTTCAACCCGGCCCTGCCGCTTGTCAACGGGCAGGCATCCGTCCGCTTTACCATGCCCCAAAGCCTGACGGCGTGGAACATTTTGGGCTTTGTGCTTACCAAAAATGCCGATTTCGGCGCGTTTTCCGCCCAAACCGTTACCCGCAAAGACTTTATGGTGCGCCTGCAAATGCCGCGTTTTTACCGCGAAGGAGACAAAGGCGTCCTGCAGGCGGCGCTGACTAACCTGACGGATAAAAAGCTTACCGCGGAAGTGGACATTGCCCTCCGCGCCGACAATGCCCCCGCCAACGAGGCCTTCGGTTTATCCAAAACCAAAAAGAGCCTTGCCGTCGGCGCCAACAGCACGGAATTTGTAACGTGGGAAATTACCGCTCCTTCCCAGCCGGCGCTTTATCAAGCCACCGTTACGGCGCGCAGCGGCAAAAACAGCGACGGCGAACAAAAAACCCTGCCGGTCTACCCCGGCAAAGAACGCCTGCTGGCCACCGTCAACACCGCGCTTAAAAACGGGGAAAACACGCTGGAAATTACCG
The window above is part of the Elusimicrobium sp. An273 genome. Proteins encoded here:
- a CDS encoding MraY family glycosyltransferase, whose protein sequence is MKTFVLYLLCMLTAGVITAASLPLLRRLSAGKLLDAPGGLKQHRGSVPVLGGSGILIGTLASLVLIRFCTAFPSGTLHNLRGIFIGGACIFALGLVDDFKKPKGVSVATKLLVQALAAGALIYYGVSIHAFTSPWISWPLTFLWVVGLTNAFNLLDIMDGLCVSQAVVCTLGLAVIALPSEYVYVNFAALALLGACLAFWPYNHAKRKIFLGDSGSTFLGFMIAALSIGTGYSERTSWGFLAPLFILAVPLFDTAFVSLARILKHKNPLKGSNDHIALRLKKLHWKSPFILLTFAAAGLFFNIMAFTLTHCCIEIALALFVFSALALGLIAVWLLHIKTE
- a CDS encoding nicotinate-nucleotide adenylyltransferase, translating into MKVLVFGGSFDPVHKGHVSLFRRAMKTIAPDVAHIVPAYHSPFKAKSPTPFRLRMKMLKQAFAGFSGNIVFDDYELKQGGKTYTYQLVQYLKKRYKNPEIYLLVGTDCLNDLHNWKNPRYIFENATVVAGKRRGYDENPAAFKHIFLPGFFPKLSSSRVRAHILACGDVPDTIPPQIAPTIRENKLYGLTVHDWLRAHLKTNRYLHSKNVAEMAAALSDIYDVNVESAVKAGIMHDAGKGFSGPELIRFCKEHKIKVPFFEDICRLEPSLLHSYASAWIAKHLFGVHDKDILNAITEHTLGSLHMSTLSKILFVADISSKDRKYKDAFLIRNLALQDLDAALLYAANRKLLFTIDSQKWLCPVGIDLWNHLIKQEK
- a CDS encoding LytR C-terminal domain-containing protein; translated protein: MEPSYKTRKIIERCLLVLLAGVLVWAGAAQFSSPLAQALIRHDASEIQLTVLTSPAMKFSYNPATQKAVVAVSSEKRSSKKHGSYTPEKGERFFIPQTEKREDFWNHFKHNLSSWRYNPLLAARTGWEYLTAWHDRRTNISPAEFLLLALELSKLDAADFAVRLPAASKSKRVRTPAPLPEIEDMAPLAVKDRPIVVEIFNASGKRGLALALTQYLREQNEKGLLRVDVLQYDNYPSYQEQSFIVDYSGRLVQVKQLSLAIGINSEIKSENAANAICDTRIVLGKDFEMPL
- the rsfS gene encoding ribosome silencing factor codes for the protein MNTKELVCLAARLADGKKAENIKVIDLGGLSSLCDYILIATATSKPHLDAVEEEISKKLKELGYYKLNRDGGDSNLWRVSDYGGFLAHVMTQEARDFYALDKIFSFGKEINFNEPVKKAAKKKPAAKKAAAKKTTVKKTTAKKTTAAKKTAASKPAVKKTAAKKTTAKKAVSKKTAAKKTTAAKKTASKK
- the argS gene encoding arginine--tRNA ligase, encoding MLEKLKQDITLKLSNADYFKGFELPEVEFSAAPAHTGADISLVWAMAAAKKMHKNPLEIAKEACVVLREITAIADASALPPGFINLKLEDKFIIDTASDRRIKDRGAETSKHNILIEFVSANPTGPLHVASGRGASLGDSLVKIHRALGYSCDSEYYVNDAGNQAQLLAESVKARKEGKEPPENGYHGSYLIDLVKRMPADLQEEDYGRWAMEELIKTQQQDMKDFHVDFTRWFRESDLHKEHAPQKALQALTEKGYTYEKDGAVWFGSTQDAEAQDDKDRVLVRTDGRPTYFLADIAYHKNKYDRGYDTLIDILGADHHGYVPRMKAAVHALGKEESSFVPIIHQLVHLTEHGEQVKMSKRAGRFITLRELMDEVGTDVCRFFFASRTPNAHMLFDMDLAKKRTNENPVFYVQYVHARIHSIFKAAAEKGFTQYNGVRTPLAPQERALLLKLVWFKQVLRNCVADLSPHHLTTYLVELAGLFHAFYDTCRVLDEDNPEQTHSRLFICQRVAERIKKGLEFIGVSAPEVM
- a CDS encoding alpha-2-macroglobulin family protein; this translates as MKKTIRLIGALLFFPLALSAQSLPKAEEAYAQGDFSRALTQYEAVLKTATGDDRLQAQLRKASCEYGLGEYMTAAQTMLSYDLPADDLWKARFLLYRIQMAEQVAAVYPSLMNEREIAAPNTSPEQWTLAQWNQQIDRDYQTLWALRAALINDPVERETLILDIQKTDTRRIPTLFDVVVHNWISRLQGQNAPVPLAREEAYFLDGTAQPLASRQETAQQLAYLLETAYLLDGKNRKDAKTFWRTQYILLPFDSPSLFRLTQPEKALQKAVEQLQLISGYTPQKMGFWNKLKNYVSPEGTAYGRSYAAYRAAQLLNVHDDPETALKICQYAQEELEGSYYTSLCEQLAQQITQNELSFDRLPQAYSHRPEISFSVRNAPAVYVRVYPTSREELQRLYHQVYLSDTVNSWNFLSQISSKNIPLFLDRAPLHTLSQAVSYEKPYRSKKISLKLPELENGFYVALASWDESFDEDKSPVLATVLNVTDLALFVTAAIEDNPDKYTAELTGSAHTYRPDLFRFYTVNLKTGLPEGNADLDIITAWNGTRQRGFTTEDGSSSVAREIVVSPNNDKRSSHFVNVLAQKDGSQAYTANAVYFHFYNKDLIRLFAQTDRPIYRPGQNVQLAVNAFEVLPRGLRVLPGRRVEIEVTNASGEKVFSAAPLLNEMGTASAQFVLPEETMLGYFQIRASVTAGGRSFRTYNSFRVEDFKRPDYELTLGDPAKTMEYGKAASIGGHAQYYMGAPLQNATVQYTVSRQRYVPPFYWWYPRILQAENTLLAEGKTTTDENGDFTVSFTPAAPEEEDASFAKYVVTAEVYDESGRAIDASRTYTLSAKPKLFKVEFSQGFYDAKKEISSLATIDLTDAQGKSVSGKVTVQVARLQNKLPQLEDEVYAHRTPSLEEWYQNAPEEKTVFSKTLNFKTPGPQKLALAALEEGVYRLKLKSDKADPQQMIFIVAAEQSALALPDVTLVQHAAYYPGETARVLLGAGALEGSKRVEVYWGDTFLKHKDLLPGGVSVYSFPVEQEERGGLAVAWFGASNYTFHQGSAQLEIPFDNKELGVTLDVPASVRPGETTAWKLTAKDITGSPVSGQASLTVYDKSLDYYAKQENPFTLASLFSQNTSLGDRSASALRGSFSRAYNAPERPYLVPPTLPQLNLRLPVRFFRNMAVAGGAMLTAAPQLMKTASNVLLQQESAVMDTAAAAPAESRSAYAEEEAASDDAAQTALRTDFSETAYFNPALPLVNGQASVRFTMPQSLTAWNILGFVLTKNADFGAFSAQTVTRKDFMVRLQMPRFYREGDKGVLQAALTNLTDKKLTAEVDIALRADNAPANEAFGLSKTKKSLAVGANSTEFVTWEITAPSQPALYQATVTARSGKNSDGEQKTLPVYPGKERLLATVNTALKNGENTLEITELNDVPDAEAQTAVLTLNPSLALSVLNSMPNLLSTRYNDLVSSLNRYVPLAVVNTFYTQYPQLKEAVAKLPKRTGVNASWNESDPLRLTLLQQTPWLRQAQGAAVHTADIIDLFNPQIVAKTKAKEWARIVKFQNANGSFAWFPGGQEDEYLTLYALHMFAQALSYGADIPQEQAQKAFAYIVPRIEKRLQDDKTGSETTVAFALYAAYTLSSFPPNWAQTAQAKPYVKRWADYADQLARFMTPLGQIYAASVYHRLGDDVKANRYLDLVLSRMKQDELTGAYFAPEPQSWVWYRDTLSTQTTTLRTLLELRPESDKIDPMTQWILFNRQVNEWSDPKAAAQAMFTLLKVMQHKGALSLPVEYTVQWGGEKKSFSFEPFDWTEDLQLVRQGGQITPQALRAQITKKGVLTDFASLSVIYQSAQAKASPKGVLNVTRKYYTRFTQDGVQKIRPVQDLGEVQVGDEVEVHLTLTSDSAFEYVLLTDPKPAGFESDELTSGWTHEPLWLYRENRDAETNFFINWLPAGTVTLRYVLRPTLEGRFHALPAQTQSMYAPEFGAHTAAEVLSVSK